In Ptiloglossa arizonensis isolate GNS036 chromosome 10, iyPtiAriz1_principal, whole genome shotgun sequence, the genomic window CATAAAGATGACTTTATtttggtaattgtattttttattttcttactaATTTATGAGTAAGTTGATCAAATTGATACATGTATTCATGAAGATTAATAAAGTACTAATATAAAGAAAACTTAATATTTATCAAGAAAGTTCTACTTTTAATTTTCAAGAGACATTGTTTGTATTTCGTTATTTGAGCTTACGGAGCATGTTCGCTCTCAGCGAAAGGACTCTAAGCAGAAAGAGAATATGTACCGGTACGGTTTGTTGTCAAATGGGAACTCAGGTATTGCGCGAGATCTCGCGACGATGGCTCAAGGAACGATTGCTGCAGGAGGCTGCGAAATCGAGGAGGACGGAGAGGGTTCTCAGGGTACGGCGGAACCAAATTTCATCTCTCAACCTTCAACGTCACCGGAACCCATACCTGGACTAGCCTGTACTCAAAAACAAATGAAACCAAGACCTTACCCATCAAAAGAACCACTACCGCAAAAGGTACATTTCtaacaatttaaattaattacatgtAGAATTTCATAGCATGTCCTAAATTCTGTATAACATTTATGAAATCTCACTATTTTTTTAGCTGGTACAAGTGGGAGCATTAGAAGTACAGAACGTAAAAAGAGCTATTAATCGTTATGGTACATTGCCAAAAGGTGCTAGGATTGGCGCGTATCTTGAGTCTCTTCGTCAAAGCGGCATGCCATCGAATCAAGAATCTACGTCAGTAGCCTCTTCTATAGCACCCAGCTCAGTGGAGCAACACGAAGCTACTCACGATGGTTCGCAACATAGATCTCTCTCTCCTCGACAAAGCAATCTACGAAGTCAACCGCAAATGACTCGCAGCAATTCTTCAAGCGGTGTTGTCAATACGTATCAACCTCCAAATTCTCCTCGTGGCCGAGTAGTGGCTGTAAGAAAGAGTAATCAATCTGATGGTGTTGGTCTAAgaacgtttcgagtttcaaataaCTCAAACTTTCGTACGGCAAGTCCTTCGAGATCCATTCAACCATCATTAGCCGATTTGGAATTTCCACCTCCACCTGCAGATTTGCCTCCTCCCCCAGACGAAACTTTTTCTGGTCTAGAACAGGCTGACCTTCCGCCTCCTATTTCTTGTGCTGATATTTCTCAAGTGAGAAGTTCTCCTCTTTCTATAAGAAAGGCGAAGAGTACAGATTGgcgaacgaaagaagaagaaagcgaACAACAGGAAGATAGAAATGACGTTAGTAATGCAGAGCCTTCTGTCAAAGAAGCCAGTTCGAGATTTGGAGTTAATCTAAGACGCAGAGAAACGCAAGACAGCCTTTGTAGAAATTCTGATAAAAGAACGGGGTTTAAATCCAGAATAGAAACGATTGAACTTGTAGGTCCACCAGAAGAAGCgccacctcctccaccaccacctccaccaccaATTTCTACGAGTACACCTCCTGATAGTTTCGAGCGTAAACCTGGCATGAAAGAAATGTTAGAACTGAAATTGATAAATGAGATTAAACAAAGTGCAGAAACGAAACATGGCGTAACTACGAAAAAAACTGGAGTCACAAGTAGTACTCCATCTGCACCTCTCGATCCGGCGTCGCAGTTGTTATCGGAACTTTGCGCCAGTTTTAATATGGAGGCTGGACAGAGGTAACTGAAGTTGTATTTtatgatttatttaatttcagaGGGTTACAgttttttaaaagaataaatttcatATAGTCCTATTTGTAGGTAAAACAGTTCAAGTTTACATTCAATACTTTTTAATGATCACAGTTTTCCTTCAGTTAATATATTAATCGTGTCTTTCTTATacacattaatttaattattttaattattttaattgtattaatCTTCCATTTGATGAAtggaattgtaaatattttacatggCATAGTATAaacttaatattattattgtcatcTATTTTTAGATGTAtctatgcatgtatgtatatatatatatatattttgcgtTTATCTGACTATAACAGACACGCCCAAAATGAATATGCCGTATCAACTTTAAAAACGAACGAGGTAATACAAGATCAGCAACAAATTCACAACACTTACAAGGATTCGTCGGTATCTTCTCCAGTGACTGAGTCCATCCTCTCCAGTGGAAATGTCGGTTTTAAATTGAAGAGGGTAGACAAacggaataatccgcaaaaggAAGAAACATCTGATGGACAAATAATTGACTTTAAGGCCCGACTGCGAAAAGTTGAAAATGCAGAAAAGGAAAAGCCCTCGGAAGAAAGAAGTAATGTTACAGAACAGTCTTCAGAATCAGAAGAGCAACAAGATGACAAGCGCAGAAGTACTGGCAGTATCAGTAGCTTAAAAAAGCTTTGGGAAAATAAGGAGTCTTGTGATAGCCAGCCTCATAGTCCAAAGCTTAGTGTTCGGGGAAACAGTGGCAAACCAGACACTTTTGACCAGACAGAAGACTCACCAGAGGATCACAGTGGAGCTTCAACACGCAGTCAGAGGTACATAACATGAATCTACTATTGTCAATGAAtactaaattttataaattaatgtcTGATAATTAAACAATAATTCTACTAATTTTCGGCATATAAATGTTTTCATAATTAATTACATAAATATAGAATgttatatacaattaaataaaaattattgtatattttcaaataattggtTTGAATTGCTATATAACGTCACATTTCTTTATAGTTCTGGAAGCAAAAGTGATGCTAGACTGTGGCCGCCGTCTGAACCAGAGAAACCGGTTGTTCCAGCGAAACCATTAAAACCCTTGTGTTCTTCGACAAAACACTTTTGCTCTTCAATTTATGCGACACCGAATTGTACGAAGACTCAAATTACTGAAGATGACCTAAGTAAGCAGAACACAGATTCAAGAACTGCAAAACAGGCCGTATTGGAACTTTCAACGTTAATTGAGAGCAGCGTATTGAATCTGAAAAGTAATTCGACGATAGTAATGAGCAGCTGGCTCCAGCTCTCAGATAAGGTAGGGTTGTTGCACGGAATGTGTACGAATCTTGCAGACAGTGGTATCGCACCACATGCACGGTTTCAATTCCGCGAACTTCTTGCAAGGTTGGAGCTTCAAGCGCGACAACTTCGCGCGGCAGGCACTCGAAATGTTACAGAGAATACAAGACTTCTCACCGACCTCCAGAATACAATAAAAGATGTTGTCAACGCCGTGCAAAGATAAACCAGGGAGGTGAACACCGTTTTCTCTATCTCCACCCCTTATTCTCGTCCTCGTTTTTATCTGGCACAATATGCAAAACTCACGTGTCCATACTCGGTcggaaatattttgaatttctttgaATGCCTTTCGTTTTGTGTTGAGTATTAAACTCTTTTGAATTTGTTATCCCATTTCGTTCGGgattcttttaaaatatttctctcgtGTTGAACTTTTTGGCGATTATTTTTGAATACTGTCCCTGAAGATGACTCGTTTGGAGTCAAAATTTTGCTCTTGGAGAGTGCACGAAGCGAAAAATGCTTAAGGACAAGGCCTCAAGCCGAACATGGCCTCAATTAATATCGGTTTGATGGAAAAGTAATGAAAAAGAATCCAAAAAATCAATACTAAATTGAAGAAGAATGTATTCCATTTTCCATTGATACATTTCTTATTATAGACTGCGATTAGCCATTTTCGTTCAAGTTTTGGGATATTGTTATGATAAAAGTGTCATTCTTtaataccaaaaaaaaagaggacCGTATAGTGCGTAAATATAATTCACTCATATTTTTTATGTACTAAGTTCTGCGAGAACAAATGATAATTCTCAAAAGCAACGTGAATCTAGAAATACGATAAGTAAATAAGGATCAAACGTACTAGttccttcaatttttttaacaatagTTTTAAACCTATAAAAAAAGGACGAGTAATCGCagttcataaaaaaaaatataaatatacatatatatagtaTGAATACAGCAACAAATACTTTTTGTATACTGAACActtgatttttaaattaaacattattaCTTTTACGTCGATCCAATATTTAGTCTGCATCAATGAAGCTCTACGTGAATTATACACTCGTCCACTATACGATAAATGTGGTGATTGTAGTTGTCGAGTAAAACGTCTCGGTGTTCTTTCATCGAACTTTCTTGCGCCGTGCTTCGTAATATCGTACGCAAAGTCTTAGGCTAGATTATAAAAAGTAAGTGCGAAACTTTTAAGCGTGTAAGCCATTTTAATGCGTGAGAGGAcgtaacaatttttgtatttgtatAGAGTAAGTCGAATAACAGGTATGCTTAAACAGTACAGTGAAACTTCGATTATGCAAACTAATCAGAAGAATACCGCTAAGTTGATTGACATTTCGATTAATCAGACAacttgtaatttctttttaattatattccaTATGTTCCACCGTTGAAAATAATCTATTTTATCTTCGTCTATATACTTATCATAATTTGACGAAGTAATGTATTAAACGCACACAATCTTaaagtttctttaaattatGTTCTAATTTATTGAAGTATAATgcttaatatttgtaaaatcaaGATAACAGTTGTAGTAAGATGACTAAgtggtatttgaataattgaaagTTCAATCAAGTGCTCGGATAATCAAAAATCGAATTTATTATATGGTCGAACGATGTCGAAGTTCTACTGTACATTTATGTAAATCAGCGGGTGTAATTAAtcaaattctcaagcgttttgttTTGTCTGTATTATCGCGTAGCTGTTCTTCCAGAAAGCGCTGATAGAAAATGAAAGACTCTGGATACTTCTTGAAGAACTTCAAAAAAGGAGGCAAAAAGCTGTTGATTTTATATAGATTTGAATTCTACAAATTCATTTCACTTTTTAGTTACcacttatacattttttatagtaTAATTGCATTTTAATTCATCAATCAATCATAAAtggattaattaatatttaaatcattacatttatcattttaaaaGTGAATAATTTGTTTTTAACTTAGTCTTTAATGTATTAAACTTTGACTGAATGTAATGTTATAATTTCATTCCATTGATTTGAATGTATTTGAACATATTAAACATTAGTAAATTTAATGTACCTTATAATTAAGGTCAGTCTGCATTTAAAGATACTAATTTAAGAGTActagtttaatatttttttaatagtcTTCCATGGAGAGTATCCGGTgtcttaaatttttttta contains:
- the Abl gene encoding tyrosine-protein kinase Abl isoform X2 produces the protein MGAQQTKERIIPTGSTARQTRKQPRNLKESRLVGSNIFTEHSEALLQSRPLPHIPALPDGDPPSGSGIQPISQQVNIQQHPGVPSTGLLEAANRWTSKENLLAQEEDDPQLFVALYDFQAGGENQLSLKKGEQVRILSYNKSGEWCEAHSSTGQVGWVPSNYVTPVNSLEKHSWYHGRTSRNTAEYLLSSGINGSFLVRESESSPGQRSISLRYEGRVYHYRINEDSEGKMFVTNESKFNTLAELVHHHSMLADGLITQLLYPAPKHNKPTVFPLSPEPDEWEINRTDIVMRHKLGGGQYGDVYEAVWKRYNMTVAVKTLKEDTMALKDFLEEAAIMKEMKHRNLVQLLGVCTREPPFYIITEFMSKGNLLDYLRNESKHQINAVVLMHMATQIASGMSYLESRNFIHRDLAARNCLVGENHLVKVADFGLARLMRDDTYTAHAGAKFPIKWTAPEGLAYNKFSTKSDVWAFGILLWEIATYGMSPYPGVDLTDVYHMLEKGYRMECPPGCPPKVYELMRQCWQWSAADRPTFKEIHHSLENMFQESSITEEVEKQLQGGGEIPLLSYKKSQTGSTGNIHGLVLVSEPLPTSDTTSSVTKLSTFTGGLSSKNNSNIVQMRRSTNKKGKQAPAPPKRTSLLSSCSSFRDSAYQEQDTQNTETNTMTLDDATDLNGIARDLATMAQGTIAAGGCEIEEDGEGSQGTAEPNFISQPSTSPEPIPGLACTQKQMKPRPYPSKEPLPQKLVQVGALEVQNVKRAINRYGTLPKGARIGAYLESLRQSGMPSNQESTSVASSIAPSSVEQHEATHDGSQHRSLSPRQSNLRSQPQMTRSNSSSGVVNTYQPPNSPRGRVVAVRKSNQSDGVGLRTFRVSNNSNFRTASPSRSIQPSLADLEFPPPPADLPPPPDETFSGLEQADLPPPISCADISQVRSSPLSIRKAKSTDWRTKEEESEQQEDRNDVSNAEPSVKEASSRFGVNLRRRETQDSLCRNSDKRTGFKSRIETIELVGPPEEAPPPPPPPPPPISTSTPPDSFERKPGMKEMLELKLINEIKQSAETKHGVTTKKTGVTSSTPSAPLDPASQLLSELCASFNMEAGQRHAQNEYAVSTLKTNEVIQDQQQIHNTYKDSSVSSPVTESILSSGNVGFKLKRVDKRNNPQKEETSDGQIIDFKARLRKVENAEKEKPSEERSNVTEQSSESEEQQDDKRRSTGSISSLKKLWENKESCDSQPHSPKLSVRGNSGKPDTFDQTEDSPEDHSGASTRSQSSGSKSDARLWPPSEPEKPVVPAKPLKPLCSSTKHFCSSIYATPNCTKTQITEDDLSKQNTDSRTAKQAVLELSTLIESSVLNLKSNSTIVMSSWLQLSDKVGLLHGMCTNLADSGIAPHARFQFRELLARLELQARQLRAAGTRNVTENTRLLTDLQNTIKDVVNAVQR
- the Abl gene encoding tyrosine-protein kinase Abl isoform X1: MGAQQTKERIIPTGSTARQTRKQPRNLKESRLVGSNIFTEHSEALLQSRPLPHIPALPDGDPPSGSGIQPISQQVNIQQHPGVPSTGLLEAANRWTSKENLLAQEEDDPQLFVALYDFQAGGENQLSLKKGEQVRILSYNKSGEWCEAHSSTGQVGWVPSNYVTPVNSLEKHSWYHGRTSRNTAEYLLSSGINGSFLVRESESSPGQRSISLRYEGRVYHYRINEDSEGKMFVTNESKFNTLAELVHHHSMLADGLITQLLYPAPKHNKPTVFPLSPEPDEWEINRTDIVMRHKLGGGQYGDVYEAVWKRYNMTVAVKTLKEDTMALKDFLEEAAIMKEMKHRNLVQLLGVCTREPPFYIITEFMSKGNLLDYLRNESKHQINAVVLMHMATQIASGMSYLESRNFIHRDLAARNCLVGENHLVKVADFGLARLMRDDTYTAHAGAKFPIKWTAPEGLAYNKFSTKSDVWAFGILLWEIATYGMSPYPGVDLTDVYHMLEKGYRMECPPGCPPKVYELMRQCWQWSAADRPTFKEIHHSLENMFQESSITEEVEKQLQGGGEIPLLSYKKSQTGSTGNIHGLVLVSEPLPTSDTTSSVTKLSTFTGGLSSKNNSNIVQMRRSTNKKGKQAPAPPKRTSLLSSCSSFRDSAYQEQDTQNTETNTMTLDDATDLNGIDKILEGIARDLATMAQGTIAAGGCEIEEDGEGSQGTAEPNFISQPSTSPEPIPGLACTQKQMKPRPYPSKEPLPQKLVQVGALEVQNVKRAINRYGTLPKGARIGAYLESLRQSGMPSNQESTSVASSIAPSSVEQHEATHDGSQHRSLSPRQSNLRSQPQMTRSNSSSGVVNTYQPPNSPRGRVVAVRKSNQSDGVGLRTFRVSNNSNFRTASPSRSIQPSLADLEFPPPPADLPPPPDETFSGLEQADLPPPISCADISQVRSSPLSIRKAKSTDWRTKEEESEQQEDRNDVSNAEPSVKEASSRFGVNLRRRETQDSLCRNSDKRTGFKSRIETIELVGPPEEAPPPPPPPPPPISTSTPPDSFERKPGMKEMLELKLINEIKQSAETKHGVTTKKTGVTSSTPSAPLDPASQLLSELCASFNMEAGQRHAQNEYAVSTLKTNEVIQDQQQIHNTYKDSSVSSPVTESILSSGNVGFKLKRVDKRNNPQKEETSDGQIIDFKARLRKVENAEKEKPSEERSNVTEQSSESEEQQDDKRRSTGSISSLKKLWENKESCDSQPHSPKLSVRGNSGKPDTFDQTEDSPEDHSGASTRSQSSGSKSDARLWPPSEPEKPVVPAKPLKPLCSSTKHFCSSIYATPNCTKTQITEDDLSKQNTDSRTAKQAVLELSTLIESSVLNLKSNSTIVMSSWLQLSDKVGLLHGMCTNLADSGIAPHARFQFRELLARLELQARQLRAAGTRNVTENTRLLTDLQNTIKDVVNAVQR
- the Abl gene encoding tyrosine-protein kinase Abl isoform X4 translates to MGAQQTKERIIPTGSTARQTRKQPRNLKESRLVGSNIFTEHSEALLQSRPLPHIPALPDGDPPSGSGIQPISQQVNIQQHPGVPSTGLLEAANRWTSKENLLAQEEDDPQLFVALYDFQAGGENQLSLKKGEQVRILSYNKSGEWCEAHSSTGQVGWVPSNYVTPVNSLEKHSWYHGRTSRNTAEYLLSSGINGSFLVRESESSPGQRSISLRYEGRVYHYRINEDSEGKMFVTNESKFNTLAELVHHHSMLADGLITQLLYPAPKHNKPTVFPLSPEPDEWEINRTDIVMRHKLGGGQYGDVYEAVWKRYNMTVAVKTLKEDTMALKDFLEEAAIMKEMKHRNLVQLLGVCTREPPFYIITEFMSKGNLLDYLRNESKHQINAVVLMHMATQIASGMSYLESRNFIHRDLAARNCLVGENHLVKVADFGLARLMRDDTYTAHAGAKFPIKWTAPEGLAYNKFSTKSDVWAFGILLWEIATYGMSPYPGVDLTDVYHMLEKGYRMECPPGCPPKVYELMRQCWQWSAADRPTFKEIHHSLENMFQESSITEEVEKQLQGGGEIPLLSYKKSQTGSTGNIHGLVLVSEPLPTSDTTSSVTKLSTFTGGLSSKNNSNIVQMRRSTNKKGKQAPAPPKRTSLLSSCSSFRDSAYQEQDTQNTETNTMTLDDATDLNGGCEIEEDGEGSQGTAEPNFISQPSTSPEPIPGLACTQKQMKPRPYPSKEPLPQKLVQVGALEVQNVKRAINRYGTLPKGARIGAYLESLRQSGMPSNQESTSVASSIAPSSVEQHEATHDGSQHRSLSPRQSNLRSQPQMTRSNSSSGVVNTYQPPNSPRGRVVAVRKSNQSDGVGLRTFRVSNNSNFRTASPSRSIQPSLADLEFPPPPADLPPPPDETFSGLEQADLPPPISCADISQVRSSPLSIRKAKSTDWRTKEEESEQQEDRNDVSNAEPSVKEASSRFGVNLRRRETQDSLCRNSDKRTGFKSRIETIELVGPPEEAPPPPPPPPPPISTSTPPDSFERKPGMKEMLELKLINEIKQSAETKHGVTTKKTGVTSSTPSAPLDPASQLLSELCASFNMEAGQRHAQNEYAVSTLKTNEVIQDQQQIHNTYKDSSVSSPVTESILSSGNVGFKLKRVDKRNNPQKEETSDGQIIDFKARLRKVENAEKEKPSEERSNVTEQSSESEEQQDDKRRSTGSISSLKKLWENKESCDSQPHSPKLSVRGNSGKPDTFDQTEDSPEDHSGASTRSQSSGSKSDARLWPPSEPEKPVVPAKPLKPLCSSTKHFCSSIYATPNCTKTQITEDDLSKQNTDSRTAKQAVLELSTLIESSVLNLKSNSTIVMSSWLQLSDKVGLLHGMCTNLADSGIAPHARFQFRELLARLELQARQLRAAGTRNVTENTRLLTDLQNTIKDVVNAVQR
- the Abl gene encoding tyrosine-protein kinase Abl isoform X3 yields the protein MGAQQTKERIIPTGSTARQTRKQPRNLKESRLVGSNIFTEHSEALLQSRPLPHIPALPDGDPPSGSGIQPISQQVNIQQHPGVPSTGLLEAANRWTSKENLLAQEEDDPQLFVALYDFQAGGENQLSLKKGEQVRILSYNKSGEWCEAHSSTGQVGWVPSNYVTPVNSLEKHSWYHGRTSRNTAEYLLSSGINGSFLVRESESSPGQRSISLRYEGRVYHYRINEDSEGKMFVTNESKFNTLAELVHHHSMLADGLITQLLYPAPKHNKPTVFPLSPEPDEWEINRTDIVMRHKLGGGQYGDVYEAVWKRYNMTVAVKTLKEDTMALKDFLEEAAIMKEMKHRNLVQLLGVCTREPPFYIITEFMSKGNLLDYLRNESKHQINAVVLMHMATQIASGMSYLESRNFIHRDLAARNCLVGENHLVKVADFGLARLMRDDTYTAHAGAKFPIKWTAPEGLAYNKFSTKSDVWAFGILLWEIATYGMSPYPGVDLTDVYHMLEKGYRMECPPGCPPKVYELMRQCWQWSAADRPTFKEIHHSLENMFQESSITEEVEKQLQGGGEIPLLSYKKSQTGSTGNIHGLVLVSEPLPTSDTTSSVTKLSTFTGGLSSKNNSNIVQMRRSTNKKGKQAPAPPKRTSLLSSCSSFRDSAYQEQDTQNTETNTMTLDDATDLNGIDKILEGGCEIEEDGEGSQGTAEPNFISQPSTSPEPIPGLACTQKQMKPRPYPSKEPLPQKLVQVGALEVQNVKRAINRYGTLPKGARIGAYLESLRQSGMPSNQESTSVASSIAPSSVEQHEATHDGSQHRSLSPRQSNLRSQPQMTRSNSSSGVVNTYQPPNSPRGRVVAVRKSNQSDGVGLRTFRVSNNSNFRTASPSRSIQPSLADLEFPPPPADLPPPPDETFSGLEQADLPPPISCADISQVRSSPLSIRKAKSTDWRTKEEESEQQEDRNDVSNAEPSVKEASSRFGVNLRRRETQDSLCRNSDKRTGFKSRIETIELVGPPEEAPPPPPPPPPPISTSTPPDSFERKPGMKEMLELKLINEIKQSAETKHGVTTKKTGVTSSTPSAPLDPASQLLSELCASFNMEAGQRHAQNEYAVSTLKTNEVIQDQQQIHNTYKDSSVSSPVTESILSSGNVGFKLKRVDKRNNPQKEETSDGQIIDFKARLRKVENAEKEKPSEERSNVTEQSSESEEQQDDKRRSTGSISSLKKLWENKESCDSQPHSPKLSVRGNSGKPDTFDQTEDSPEDHSGASTRSQSSGSKSDARLWPPSEPEKPVVPAKPLKPLCSSTKHFCSSIYATPNCTKTQITEDDLSKQNTDSRTAKQAVLELSTLIESSVLNLKSNSTIVMSSWLQLSDKVGLLHGMCTNLADSGIAPHARFQFRELLARLELQARQLRAAGTRNVTENTRLLTDLQNTIKDVVNAVQR